In Streptomyces dangxiongensis, one DNA window encodes the following:
- a CDS encoding glycoside hydrolase family 13 protein: MSQQHSAAPARHLAATVAHRRDWWRDAVIYQVYPRSFADSNGDGMGDLEGVRSRLPYLRDLGVDAVWLSPFYASPQADAGYDVADYRAVDPMFGSLLDADALIRDAHGLGLRIIVDLVPNHSSDQYEWFRRALAEGPGSPLRERYHFRPGKGRNGELPPNDWESIFGGPAWTRVTEPDGTPGEWYLHLFAPEQPDFNWNHPAVGDEFRSILRFWLDMGVDGFRIDVAHGLVKAEGLPDLGSHEQLKLLGNDVMPFFDQDGVHDIYRQWRGILDEYAGERIFVAEAWTPTVERTAHYVRPDELHQAFNFQYLGTEWDAGELRAVIDRTLEAMRPVGAPATWVLSNHDVTRHATRFANPPGLGTQIRTAGDRELGLRRARAATLLMLALPGSAYVYQGEELGLPDVVDLPDEVRQDPAYFRGAGQDGFRDGCRVPIPWTREGASYGFGDGGSWLPQPAQWGELSVQAQTGAPGSTLELYRAALRLRRSRPDLGAGDAVEWLRAPEGVLAFRRGDFVCVANTTAEAVRIPAYGRVLLSSGEIAESGDEAKVPADTTVWWSAAV, encoded by the coding sequence ATGAGCCAGCAGCACTCCGCCGCACCGGCCCGCCACCTCGCCGCCACCGTCGCCCACCGCCGCGACTGGTGGCGGGACGCGGTCATCTACCAGGTCTATCCGCGCAGCTTCGCCGACAGCAACGGCGACGGCATGGGCGACCTGGAAGGCGTACGCTCCCGCCTGCCGTACCTGCGCGACCTCGGCGTCGACGCCGTGTGGCTGAGCCCGTTCTACGCCTCCCCGCAGGCCGACGCCGGCTACGACGTCGCCGACTACCGCGCCGTCGACCCCATGTTCGGCAGCCTCCTCGACGCCGACGCGCTCATCCGCGACGCCCACGGACTGGGGCTGCGGATCATCGTCGACCTGGTCCCCAACCACTCCTCCGACCAGTACGAGTGGTTCAGGCGCGCCCTCGCGGAGGGCCCCGGCTCGCCGCTGCGGGAGCGCTACCACTTCCGGCCCGGCAAGGGGAGGAACGGCGAACTGCCGCCCAACGACTGGGAGTCCATCTTCGGCGGCCCGGCCTGGACCCGGGTGACCGAGCCGGACGGCACCCCCGGCGAGTGGTACCTGCACCTGTTCGCCCCCGAGCAGCCCGACTTCAACTGGAACCACCCGGCCGTCGGTGACGAGTTCCGCTCGATCCTGCGCTTCTGGCTGGACATGGGCGTCGACGGCTTCCGGATCGACGTGGCCCACGGCCTGGTCAAGGCGGAGGGCCTGCCCGACCTCGGCTCGCACGAACAGCTCAAACTGCTGGGCAACGATGTCATGCCGTTCTTCGACCAGGACGGCGTGCACGACATCTACCGCCAGTGGCGCGGGATCCTCGACGAGTACGCGGGTGAGCGGATCTTCGTGGCCGAGGCCTGGACCCCGACCGTCGAGCGCACCGCCCACTACGTCCGCCCCGATGAACTGCACCAGGCATTCAACTTCCAGTACCTGGGCACCGAGTGGGACGCCGGTGAACTCCGCGCCGTCATCGACCGCACCCTGGAGGCCATGCGCCCGGTCGGCGCGCCCGCGACCTGGGTACTGTCCAACCACGACGTCACCCGGCACGCCACCCGCTTCGCCAACCCGCCCGGCCTCGGCACCCAGATCCGCACCGCGGGCGACCGCGAACTGGGTCTCAGGCGGGCCCGGGCGGCCACCCTGCTGATGCTGGCCCTGCCCGGCTCGGCCTACGTCTACCAGGGCGAGGAGCTGGGCCTCCCGGACGTCGTCGACCTGCCCGACGAGGTGCGCCAGGACCCGGCGTACTTCCGCGGCGCCGGCCAGGACGGCTTCCGCGACGGCTGCCGGGTGCCGATCCCGTGGACCCGCGAGGGGGCGTCGTACGGCTTCGGCGACGGCGGAAGCTGGCTTCCGCAGCCGGCCCAGTGGGGCGAGCTGAGCGTCCAGGCGCAGACCGGCGCGCCCGGCTCCACCCTGGAGCTGTACCGCGCCGCGCTGCGGCTGCGCCGGTCGCGGCCGGACCTCGGCGCGGGCGACGCGGTGGAGTGGCTGCGGGCGCCCGAGGGCGTACTGGCCTTCCGGCGCGGCGACTTCGTCTGCGTCGCGAACACCACGGCCGAGGCGGTACGGATCCCGGCGTACGGCCGGGTGCTGCTCAGCAGCGGCGAGATCGCGGAATCCGGTGACGAGGCGAAGGTGCCCGCCGACACGACCGTGTGGTGGTCCGCCGCGGTCTGA
- a CDS encoding alpha-amylase — MARRILPAGLALAAALMIGMNPTTAEASPPGTKDVTAVLFEWNFASVARECTTTLGPAGYGYVQVSPPAEHIQGSQWWTSYQPVSYRIAGRLGDRAAFQNMVNTCHAAGVKVVADTVINHMSAGSGSGTGTGGTSYTKYDYPGLYSSYDFDDCTSQVGNYADRWNVQHCELVGLADLDTGEDHVRKTIAGYLNDLLSLGVDGFRIDAAKHIDSADLADIKSRLTNPGVYWKQEVIYGAGEAVQPTEYTGNGDVQEFRYAYDLKRVFTSEKLAYLSNYGEGWGYLNSSLAGVFVDNHDSERNGSTLNYKAGARYTLANVFMLAWPYGAPDINSGYEWTDADAGPPNGGKVNACWQDGWKCQHAWPEIRSMVAFRNATRGQAVSNWWDDGNNAIAFGRGTKGYVAINHETSSLTRTYQTSLAAGTYCNVQNNTTVTVNSGGRFTATLGPDTALALYAGRSSC; from the coding sequence ATGGCACGCAGGATCCTCCCCGCGGGGCTCGCCCTCGCAGCCGCACTCATGATTGGCATGAACCCGACCACCGCTGAGGCCTCCCCGCCCGGCACCAAGGACGTCACCGCGGTCCTCTTCGAGTGGAACTTCGCCTCGGTAGCCCGGGAGTGCACCACCACCCTCGGCCCCGCCGGATACGGCTACGTCCAGGTGTCCCCGCCCGCCGAGCACATACAGGGCTCGCAGTGGTGGACGTCGTACCAGCCGGTGTCCTACAGGATCGCCGGCCGTCTCGGCGACCGGGCCGCCTTCCAGAACATGGTGAACACCTGCCACGCGGCGGGCGTCAAGGTCGTCGCCGACACGGTCATCAACCACATGTCGGCCGGCAGCGGCAGCGGCACCGGCACCGGCGGCACGTCGTACACGAAGTACGACTACCCCGGGCTGTACTCCTCGTACGACTTCGACGACTGCACCTCCCAGGTCGGCAACTACGCGGACCGCTGGAACGTCCAGCACTGCGAACTCGTCGGCCTGGCCGACCTGGACACCGGCGAGGACCACGTCCGCAAGACGATCGCCGGCTACCTGAACGACCTGCTCTCCCTCGGCGTCGACGGCTTCCGCATCGACGCGGCCAAGCACATCGACAGCGCCGACCTGGCCGACATCAAGAGCCGCCTGACCAACCCCGGCGTCTACTGGAAGCAGGAGGTGATCTACGGCGCCGGAGAGGCCGTCCAGCCCACCGAGTACACCGGCAACGGAGATGTCCAGGAGTTCCGCTACGCCTACGACCTCAAGCGCGTCTTCACCAGCGAGAAGCTGGCCTACCTGAGCAACTACGGCGAGGGCTGGGGCTATCTGAACAGCTCCTTGGCGGGCGTCTTCGTGGACAACCACGACTCCGAGCGCAACGGCAGCACCCTGAACTACAAGGCCGGCGCCCGGTACACCCTGGCCAATGTCTTCATGCTCGCCTGGCCGTACGGCGCCCCCGACATCAACTCCGGCTACGAGTGGACCGACGCCGACGCCGGCCCGCCCAACGGAGGGAAGGTCAACGCCTGCTGGCAGGACGGCTGGAAGTGCCAGCACGCCTGGCCGGAGATCAGGTCCATGGTGGCCTTCCGCAACGCCACCCGCGGCCAGGCGGTCTCCAACTGGTGGGACGACGGCAACAACGCCATCGCCTTCGGGCGCGGCACCAAGGGGTACGTGGCGATCAACCACGAGACCTCGTCGCTGACCCGCACCTACCAGACGTCGCTCGCGGCCGGCACCTACTGCAACGTCCAGAACAACACCACGGTGACCGTGAACTCCGGCGGTCGGTTCACCGCCACCCTGGGCCCGGACACGGCCCTGGCGCTCTACGCCGGCAGGTCGAGCTGCTGA
- a CDS encoding carbohydrate ABC transporter permease, with translation MTVAIDRATGKRRGDRAPRPGLGRRIRHGCQKHWYAYAMIAPVVAVLGGIVAYPLLRGVYLTLTDANSLNSARTIGVNHIDATYRFIGLDNYKDILFGPTAYDRFWSHFLWTVFWTAACVVLHYAIGLGLALMLDQKLRGRTVYRLLLVLPWAVPTFVTVFSWRIMLADSGVLNQLLGALHLPQPQWLEDTFWQRFAAIMVNTWCGVPFMMLSLLGGLQSIDSSLYEAAEMDGATAWQRFRHVTLPGLRSVSSTVVLLGVIWTFNQFAIIFLLFGPTGAPDAQILVTWAYYLGFGQQPRDFAQSAAYGVLLLSVLTVFTSFYFRWLKRNDQLAV, from the coding sequence ATGACAGTCGCCATCGACCGCGCGACCGGCAAGCGCCGCGGTGACCGCGCGCCTCGGCCCGGGCTGGGCCGGCGCATCAGACACGGCTGCCAGAAGCACTGGTACGCCTACGCGATGATCGCCCCGGTGGTCGCCGTACTCGGCGGCATCGTCGCCTACCCGCTCCTCCGCGGCGTCTACCTCACCCTCACCGACGCCAACAGCCTCAACTCGGCGCGCACCATCGGCGTCAACCACATCGACGCCACCTACCGGTTCATCGGCCTGGACAACTACAAGGACATCCTGTTCGGCCCGACGGCCTACGACCGCTTCTGGTCGCACTTCCTGTGGACCGTCTTCTGGACGGCCGCCTGCGTGGTCCTGCACTACGCCATCGGTCTCGGCCTCGCGCTCATGCTCGACCAGAAGCTGCGCGGCCGCACCGTCTACCGGCTGCTGCTCGTGCTGCCCTGGGCCGTACCGACCTTCGTCACCGTCTTCTCCTGGCGGATCATGCTCGCCGACTCCGGCGTGCTCAACCAGCTCCTCGGCGCCCTCCACCTGCCCCAGCCGCAGTGGCTGGAGGACACGTTCTGGCAGCGGTTCGCCGCCATCATGGTCAACACCTGGTGCGGCGTGCCGTTCATGATGCTCTCCCTGCTCGGCGGCCTGCAGTCCATCGACTCCTCGCTCTACGAGGCCGCGGAGATGGACGGCGCCACCGCCTGGCAGCGCTTCCGGCACGTCACCCTGCCCGGTCTGCGCTCGGTCAGCTCCACCGTCGTCCTGCTCGGTGTCATCTGGACCTTCAACCAGTTCGCCATCATCTTCCTGCTGTTCGGCCCGACCGGCGCGCCCGACGCCCAGATCCTCGTCACCTGGGCCTACTACCTCGGCTTCGGCCAGCAGCCGCGTGACTTCGCCCAGTCCGCCGCGTACGGCGTGCTGCTGCTGTCGGTCCTGACCGTCTTCACCTCCTTCTACTTCCGCTGGCTGAAGCGCAATGACCAGCTCGCCGTCTGA
- a CDS encoding sugar ABC transporter permease, protein MSTPTLEMTEAAPAPAAAAGRRTRRRGERGPLGTALLHGGLTAASLIALAPVAWLFYLSLGPDKDDYLHPGKIADKLTIGNYRFVLEHTAFFDWFRSTMIVALGTTVIGVFVAATTGYAVSRMRFPGYKQLMWVLLLTQAFPIAILIVPMYEIFGELGLIDTYWSLIIVNCTTAVPYSAWLLKGYFDTIPFEIDEAGRVDGLSPFGTFFRLVLPLARPGLAVAAFYNFITAVGEVAFATTFMLDDSKYTFAVGLQTFVSEHDAQWNYMAATAVLIAIPVTVFFYLVQKNLVTGLTAGGTKG, encoded by the coding sequence ATGAGCACCCCGACCCTGGAAATGACCGAGGCCGCACCGGCCCCCGCCGCCGCGGCCGGGCGCCGCACCCGCCGGCGCGGCGAGCGCGGCCCGCTCGGCACCGCCCTGCTGCACGGCGGCCTCACCGCGGCGAGCCTCATCGCCCTGGCCCCGGTGGCCTGGCTGTTCTACCTGTCCCTCGGCCCGGACAAGGACGACTACCTGCACCCGGGCAAGATCGCGGACAAGCTGACCATCGGCAACTACCGCTTCGTGCTGGAGCACACCGCCTTCTTCGACTGGTTCAGGTCGACGATGATCGTGGCCCTCGGCACCACCGTCATCGGTGTCTTCGTCGCCGCGACCACCGGCTACGCGGTCTCCCGCATGCGCTTCCCCGGCTACAAGCAGCTCATGTGGGTCCTGCTGCTCACCCAGGCCTTCCCGATCGCCATCCTGATCGTGCCGATGTACGAGATCTTCGGCGAACTCGGCCTCATCGACACCTACTGGTCGCTGATCATCGTCAACTGCACCACCGCGGTGCCGTACAGCGCGTGGCTGCTCAAGGGCTACTTCGACACCATCCCCTTCGAGATCGACGAGGCCGGACGCGTGGACGGGCTCAGCCCGTTCGGGACGTTCTTCCGGCTGGTCCTGCCGCTGGCCCGCCCGGGCCTGGCCGTCGCCGCGTTCTACAACTTCATCACCGCCGTCGGCGAGGTCGCCTTCGCGACCACCTTCATGCTGGACGACTCCAAGTACACCTTCGCCGTCGGCCTCCAGACCTTCGTCAGCGAACACGACGCCCAGTGGAACTACATGGCCGCCACCGCGGTGCTGATCGCCATACCCGTGACCGTGTTCTTCTACCTCGTGCAGAAGAACCTCGTCACCGGCCTCACCGCCGGCGGCACCAAGGGCTGA
- a CDS encoding TetR/AcrR family transcriptional regulator gives MSTGVRRRMGVEERRQQLIGVALDLFSRRSPDEVSIDEIATAAGISRPLVYHYFPGKLSLYEAALQRAAEDLASRFDEPHEGPLGARLLRVMRRYFDFVDDHGPGFSALMRGGPAVPADGVGSREHASATNALIDSVRQAAYDRILSHLGVAEASARLELVVRSWISLAESTALLWLDGRRVPRAELETQLVHDFAALAAVSAAYDPDTAALLRTMMRDEPADGPFAELAGRLVSLAS, from the coding sequence ATGAGTACCGGGGTTCGCCGCAGGATGGGCGTCGAGGAGCGGCGGCAGCAACTGATCGGTGTCGCCCTCGACCTCTTCAGCCGGCGTTCGCCCGACGAGGTCTCCATCGACGAGATAGCGACGGCGGCGGGCATCTCGCGCCCGCTCGTCTACCACTACTTCCCCGGCAAACTCAGCCTGTACGAGGCCGCGTTGCAGCGGGCCGCGGAGGATCTCGCGAGCCGCTTCGACGAGCCGCACGAGGGCCCGCTCGGCGCCCGGCTGCTGCGTGTGATGCGCCGCTACTTCGACTTCGTGGACGACCACGGGCCCGGTTTCTCGGCGCTGATGCGCGGCGGCCCCGCCGTGCCCGCGGACGGCGTGGGCTCCCGGGAGCACGCGTCGGCGACCAACGCGCTCATCGACTCCGTACGGCAGGCCGCGTACGACCGGATCCTGTCGCATCTCGGCGTGGCCGAGGCGTCCGCACGTCTGGAGCTGGTCGTCCGCTCCTGGATCTCGCTGGCCGAGTCCACGGCCCTGCTCTGGCTGGACGGCCGCCGCGTCCCGCGCGCCGAGCTGGAGACGCAGCTCGTGCACGACTTCGCCGCGCTGGCCGCCGTCAGTGCCGCCTACGACCCGGACACGGCGGCGCTGCTGCGCACGATGATGCGGGACGAGCCGGCCGACGGCCCCTTCGCGGAGCTGGCCGGCCGGCTCGTGTCCCTGGCGTCCTGA
- a CDS encoding 5-carboxymethyl-2-hydroxymuconate Delta-isomerase: MPQITIDYSDTVQDAFDREGFARALHEATVEIAAAKPEACKTQFRPSAYTVFGYEDPEARGHAVVHVTIGLLAGRSEETKARLTGAVLELLREHVAQAAVTLHASAEVRDLDASYRKFDR, from the coding sequence ATGCCGCAGATCACCATCGACTACTCCGACACCGTGCAAGACGCCTTCGACCGCGAGGGGTTCGCGCGGGCGCTGCACGAGGCGACCGTGGAGATCGCGGCGGCGAAGCCGGAAGCCTGCAAGACGCAGTTCCGGCCGAGCGCGTACACGGTGTTCGGGTACGAGGATCCCGAGGCGCGCGGGCACGCCGTCGTGCACGTGACGATCGGGCTCCTCGCCGGCCGCAGCGAGGAGACGAAGGCGAGGCTCACCGGGGCGGTCCTGGAACTGCTCCGCGAGCACGTGGCTCAGGCGGCGGTCACCCTGCACGCCTCCGCCGAGGTCCGTGACCTCGACGCGTCGTACCGCAAGTTCGACCGGTAG